The proteins below come from a single Balaenoptera musculus isolate JJ_BM4_2016_0621 chromosome 1, mBalMus1.pri.v3, whole genome shotgun sequence genomic window:
- the PRDM2 gene encoding PR domain zinc finger protein 2 isoform X3, which yields MCVDATDPEKGNWLRYVNWACSGEEQNLFPLEINRAIYYKTLKPIAPGEELLVWYNGEDNPEIAAAIEEERASARSKRSSPKSRKGKKKSQENKNKANKTEDRQLKTSEPDSTSANMRDSVEGPRDADEKPSASAAEQTAALQEVVSQDVPPELALPPPAQDPQAGPAAELEAARSEANDMEEEEEEEEEGEEEEEEEELDEEEEEAADVPDESSTKEPEIRCDEKPEDLLEEPKTVPKDTLEDSPEVAPAIRIPKAKEEANGDVFETFLFPCQHCERKFTTKQGLERHMHIHISTVNHAFKCKYCGKAFGTQINRRRHERRHEAGLKRKPSLTLRPPEAPADGQAPGDAAPPKDDAQPPGLGQDSLTLNSEKASQDTVNSSVAEENGDVKELHPCQYCKKVFGTHTNMRRHQRRVHERHLIPKGVRRKGGLLEEQQPPAEQAAPAQSVYVPSTEPEEEGEADDVYIMDISSNISENLNYYIDGKIQTSCSTSNCDVIEMESSSADLYGINCLLAPVTVEITQNIKTTQVPVTDDLPKEPSSSTHSEPKKRRTASPPVLPRIKAETESEPAAPSCSLSLPLSISTTEAVSFHKEKNVYLSSKLKQLLQTQDKLTPPAGISATEIPKLGPVCVSTPASMLPVTSSRFKRRTSSPPSSPQHSPALRDFGKPGDGKAMWTEAVLSSKKPKLESHSNSPAWSLSGRDERETGSPPGFDEYKVSKEWAASSTFSNVCNQQPLDLSSGVKQKAEGTGKAPVQWESVLDLSVHKKPSSDSEGKEFKENHLVQPACSAVKKKKPTTCMLQKVLLNEYNGVDLPVENAPDVTRSPSPCKPRGPQPDPDLGPDSSLPAPPGESSPSSPALQTSSLSSGQLPPLLTPTNPSSPQPCPPVLTVATPPPPLLPTVPLPAPASGASPHPCPSPLSNATAQSPLPILSPTVSPSPSPIPSVEPLMSAASPGPPTLSSSSSSSSSPSFSSSSSSSSPSPPPLSAVSSVVSSGDNLEACLPMISFKQEELENEGLKAREESQSATARDIVQETFNKNFVCNVCESPFLSIKDLTKHLSIHAEEWPFKCEFCVQLFKAKTDLSEHRFLLHGVGNIFVCSVCKKEFAFLCNLQQHQRDLHPDKVCTHHEFESGTLRPQNFTDPSKAHVEHMQSLPEDPLETSKEEEELNDSSEELYTTIKIMASGIKTKDPDVRLGLNQHYPSFKPPPFQYHHRNPLGIGVTATNFTTHNIPQTFTTAIRCTKCGKGVDNMPELHRHILACASASDKKRYTPKKNPVPLKQTVQPRNGVVVLDNSGKNAFRRMGQPKRLNFSVELSKMSSNKLKLNALKKKNQLVQKAILQKNKSAKQKADLKNAPESSSHICPYCNREFTYIGSLNKHAAFSCPKKPLSPPKKKVSHPSKKGGHASPAGSDKTNSSSHRRRTADAEIKMQSVQAPLGKTRARSSGPAQVPPPSSSFRSKQNVKFAASVKSKKPSSSLRNSSPIRMAKMTHNESRKPKAAAKNHAAQLSGKTCRSLHVRAQKSRAVLQSRSASASRKRTDRFSVKSRERSGGPITRSLQLAAAADPSESRREDGSGKPELKDFSYSLRLAPQCPPPAAPYITRQCRNVKATAAAQLQGSLFKD from the exons ggaagaaaaaatcccaagaaaataaaaacaaagcaaacaaaactgaAGACAGACAGCTGAAGACAAGTGAGCCAGATTCCACCTCTGCAAATATGAGAGATTCTGTGGAAG GCCCCAGAGACGCAGACGAGAAGCCTTCCGCTTCCGCCGCCGAGCAGACGGCCGCCCTTCAGGAGGTGGTGAGTCAGGATGTGCCTCCGGAGCTCGCCCTCCCGCCCCCTGCCCAGGACCCCCAGGCGGGACCAGCCGCGGAGCTGGAAGCAGCACGTAGTGAGGCGAACGacatggaggaggaagaggaggaggaggaggagggggaggaggaggaggaggaggaggagttggacgaagaggaggaggaagcagctgACGTGCCAGATGAAAGCTCCACGAAAGAGCCGGAGATACGATGTGACGAGAAGCCAGAGGATTTATTAGAAGAACCAAAAACTGTTCCGAAGGACACTCTTGAAGACTCTCCAGAGGTAGCACCTGCTATCAGAATTCCCAAAGCTAAAGAAGAGGCCAATGGTGACGTGTTTGAAACGTTTCTGTTTCCGTGTCAGCATTGCGAGAGGAAGTTCACGACCAAACAGGGGCTGGAACGGCACATGCACATCCACATATCCACGGTAAACCACGCCTTCAAGTGCAAGTACTGCGGGAAGGCGTTCGGCACGCAGATCAACAGGCGGCGGCACGAGCGGCGCCACGAGGCGGGGCTGAAGCGGAAGCCCAGCCTGACACTCCGGCCGCCGGAGGCCCCAGCCGATGGCCAGGCGCCCGGGGACGCCGCTCCTCCGAAGGATGACGCGCAGCCCCCCGGTCTTGGGCAAGACTCCCTGACCTTGAATTCAGAGAAGGCTTCCCAAGACACAGTGAATTCTTCTGTTGCAGAAGAGAACGGAGACGTGAAAGAGCTTCATCCGTGCCAATACTGTAAAAAGGTTTTTGGAACTCACACTAACATGAGGCGGCATCAGCGCAGGGTTCACGAGCGTCACCTGATTCCCAAAGGTGTGCGGCGGAAAGGGGGTCTCCTCGAAGAGCAGCAGCCCCCAGCAGAGCAGGCCGCGCCTGCCCAGAGCGTCTACGTACCCAGCACAGagccagaggaggagggggaggcagacGACGTGTACATCATGGATATTTCTAGCAATATCtctgaaaatttaaattactatATTGATGGGAAAATTCAGACCAGCTGCAGCACCAGTAACTGTGACGTTATTGAGATGGAATCCAGTTCGGCAGACTTGTATGGTATCAACTGTCTGCTCGCTCCGGTTacagtggaaataactcaaaatataaaGACCACACAGGTCCCTGTAACAGATGATCTTCCTAAAGAGCCTTCCAGCAGCACACACAGCGAGCCCAAGAAACGGAGGACTGCCAGTCCTCCTGTGTTGCCCAGAATTAAAGCTGAGACCGAGTCTGAGCCCGCAGCGCCTTCGTGTTCCTTGAGTCTGCCTCTCAGCATATCAACCACGGAGGCCGTATCGttccacaaagagaaaaatgtgtatttgtcaTCAAAGCTCAAACAACTTCTTCAAACCCAGGATAAACTGACTCCTCCTGCAGGGATTTCAGCCACTGAAATACCTAAATTAGGTCCCGTCTGTGTGTCCACTCCTGCGTCGATGCTGCCTGTGACCTCGAGCAGATTTAAGAGGCGGACCAGCTCTCCCCCCAGCTCTCCACAACACAGTCCTGCCCTTCGAGACTTCGGAAAGCCAGGCGATGGGAAAGCCATGTGGACTGAGGCAGTTCTAAGTTCCAAAAAGCCCAAATTAGAAAGTCATAGCAACTCACCAGCATGGAGTTTGTCTgggagagatgagagagaaactGGGAGCCCTCCAGGCTTTGATGAATATAAAGTATCTAAAGAGTGGGCAGCTAGTTCTACTTTTAGCAATGTATGCAACCAACAGCCACTGGATTTATCCAGTGGGGTAAAACAGAAGGCTGAGGGTACGGGCAAGGCTCCAGTCCAGTGGGAATCTGTGTTAGATCTCAGTGTGCATAAAAAGCCTAGTAGTGACTCTGAAGGCAAGGAATTCAAAGAAAATCATTTGGTGCAGCCAGCCTGCAGtgctgtaaagaaaaagaaaccaaccaCCTGCATGCTACAGAAGGTCCTTCTCAATGAATACAATGGCGTCGACTTACCTGTAGAAAATGCTCCAGATGTGACCAGGAGCCCCAGTCCTTGTAAACCCCGAGGTCCTCAGCCGGACCCTGACCTTGGTCCCGACTCTAGCTTACCTGCCCCTCCTGGCGAGTCTTCTCCTTCGTCACCTGCCCTGCAGACATCTTCCCTTTCTTCCGGGCAGCTGCCGCCTCTCTTGACCCCAACCAATCCCTCTTCCCCCCAACCCTGTCCTCCTGTGTTAACTGttgccaccccaccccctccactgcTTCCTACTGTACCTCTTCCAGCCCCCGCTTCCGGGGCATCCCCTCATCCGTGTCCCTCTCCACTCTCGAATGCCACCGCACAGTCCCCACTTCCAATTCTTTCCCCAACGGTGTCTCCCTCGCCATCTCCCATTCCTTCCGTGGAGCCCCTTATGTCTGCTGCTTCACCGGGGCCTCCGACActctcttcatcttcctcctcatcttcttcgccttcattctcttcttcatcctcctcctcttctccttcgcCACCTCCTCTCTCAGCAGTATCGTCTGTGGTTTCCTCTGGGGATAATCTGGAAGCCTGTCTCCCCATGATATCTTTTAAACAGGAGGAATTAGAGAATGAAGGTCTGAAAGCGAGGGAAGAATCCCAGTCTGCCACTGCGCGGGATATCGTTCAGGAgacattcaacaaaaattttgtCTGCAACGTCTGTGAATCaccttttctttccattaaagATCTAACCAaacatttatccattcatgccGAGGAATGGCCCTTCAAATGTGAATTTTGTGTGCAGCTCTTTAAGGCTAAAACTGATTTGTCAGAACATCGCTTTTTGCTTCATGGAGTTGGGAATATCTTTGTGTGTTCGGTTTGTAAAAAAGAATTTGCGTTTTTGTGCAATCTGCAGCAGCACCAGCGAGATCTCCACCCCGATAAAGTGTGCACACACCATGAGTTTGAAAGTGGCACCCTGAGACCCCAGAACTTTACGGATCCCAGCAAGGCCCACGTAGAGCATATGCAGAGTTTGCCAGAAGATCCTTTAGAAACGTCTAAAGAAGAAGAGGAGCTGAACGATTCCTCAGAAGAGCTTTACACGACCATAAAAATAATGGCTTCTGGAATAAAGACGAAAGATCCCGATGTTCGATTGGGTCTCAATCAACATTACCCAAGCTTTAAACCTCCTCCATTTCAGTACCATCACCGCAACCCCCTGGGCATTGGTGTGACGGCCACAAATTTCACTACACACAATATCCCACAGACGTTTACTACCGCCATTCGCTGCACCAAGTGTGGGAAAGGTGTGGACAACATGCCTGAGCTGCACAGACACATCCTGGCATGTGCTTCCGCTAGTGACAAGAAGAGGTATACCCCGAAGAAAAATCCAGTCCCACTGAAACAGACTGTGCAGCCCAGAAACGGTGTGGTGGTTTTGGACAACTCTGGGAAGAATGCCTTCAGACGCATGGGACAGCCCAAAAGACTGAACTTCAGCGTTGAGCTCAGCAAAATGTCCTCCAATAAGCTCAAGTTAAATGcgttgaagaaaaaaaaccagcTTGTCCAGAAAGCCATCCTTCAAAAAAACAAATCTGCAAAGCAGAAAGCCGACCTAAAAAACGCTCCTGAGTCGTCCTCGCACATCTGCCCGTACTGCAACAGGGAGTTCACGTACATCGGGAGCCTGAACAAGCACGCCGCTTTCAGCTGCCCCAAGAAacctctttctcctcccaaaaaaaaagtttcccatcCATCCAAGAAAGGAGGACACGCGTCACCTGCAGGTAGTGACAAAACCAACAGCAGCAGCCACCGCAGACGGACAGCGGATGCAGAGATCAAAATGCAGAGCGTGCAGGCGCCTTTGGGCAAGACCAGAGCTCGCAGCTCGGGCCCTGCACAGGTCCCACCGCCCTCCTCGTCCTTCAGGTCCAAGCAGAATGTTAAATTTGCAGCTTCGGTTAAGTCCAAAAAACCAAGCTCCTCCTTAAGGAACTCAAGCCCGATACGAATGGCCAAAATGACTCACAACGAGAGCAGGAAGCCCAAAGCTGCAGCCAAGAATCATGCAGCTCAGCTCTCGGGCAAGACGTGTCGGAGCCTGCACGTGAGGGCACAGAAAAGCAGAGCCGTCCTGCAGAGCAGATCGGCCTCGGCCAGTAGGAAACGGACGGACAGGTTCAGTGTAAAATCGAGAGAACGAAGTGGGGGGCCAATCACCCGAAGCCTGCAGCTGGCAGCTGCTGCCGACCCGAGTGAGAGCAGGCGGGAGGACGGCAGTGGCAAGCCGGAGCTGAAGGACTTCAG
- the PRDM2 gene encoding PR domain zinc finger protein 2 isoform X6 — protein MRDSVEGPRDADEKPSASAAEQTAALQEVVSQDVPPELALPPPAQDPQAGPAAELEAARSEANDMEEEEEEEEEGEEEEEEEELDEEEEEAADVPDESSTKEPEIRCDEKPEDLLEEPKTVPKDTLEDSPEVAPAIRIPKAKEEANGDVFETFLFPCQHCERKFTTKQGLERHMHIHISTVNHAFKCKYCGKAFGTQINRRRHERRHEAGLKRKPSLTLRPPEAPADGQAPGDAAPPKDDAQPPGLGQDSLTLNSEKASQDTVNSSVAEENGDVKELHPCQYCKKVFGTHTNMRRHQRRVHERHLIPKGVRRKGGLLEEQQPPAEQAAPAQSVYVPSTEPEEEGEADDVYIMDISSNISENLNYYIDGKIQTSCSTSNCDVIEMESSSADLYGINCLLAPVTVEITQNIKTTQVPVTDDLPKEPSSSTHSEPKKRRTASPPVLPRIKAETESEPAAPSCSLSLPLSISTTEAVSFHKEKNVYLSSKLKQLLQTQDKLTPPAGISATEIPKLGPVCVSTPASMLPVTSSRFKRRTSSPPSSPQHSPALRDFGKPGDGKAMWTEAVLSSKKPKLESHSNSPAWSLSGRDERETGSPPGFDEYKVSKEWAASSTFSNVCNQQPLDLSSGVKQKAEGTGKAPVQWESVLDLSVHKKPSSDSEGKEFKENHLVQPACSAVKKKKPTTCMLQKVLLNEYNGVDLPVENAPDVTRSPSPCKPRGPQPDPDLGPDSSLPAPPGESSPSSPALQTSSLSSGQLPPLLTPTNPSSPQPCPPVLTVATPPPPLLPTVPLPAPASGASPHPCPSPLSNATAQSPLPILSPTVSPSPSPIPSVEPLMSAASPGPPTLSSSSSSSSSPSFSSSSSSSSPSPPPLSAVSSVVSSGDNLEACLPMISFKQEELENEGLKAREESQSATARDIVQETFNKNFVCNVCESPFLSIKDLTKHLSIHAEEWPFKCEFCVQLFKAKTDLSEHRFLLHGVGNIFVCSVCKKEFAFLCNLQQHQRDLHPDKVCTHHEFESGTLRPQNFTDPSKAHVEHMQSLPEDPLETSKEEEELNDSSEELYTTIKIMASGIKTKDPDVRLGLNQHYPSFKPPPFQYHHRNPLGIGVTATNFTTHNIPQTFTTAIRCTKCGKGVDNMPELHRHILACASASDKKRYTPKKNPVPLKQTVQPRNGVVVLDNSGKNAFRRMGQPKRLNFSVELSKMSSNKLKLNALKKKNQLVQKAILQKNKSAKQKADLKNAPESSSHICPYCNREFTYIGSLNKHAAFSCPKKPLSPPKKKVSHPSKKGGHASPAGSDKTNSSSHRRRTADAEIKMQSVQAPLGKTRARSSGPAQVPPPSSSFRSKQNVKFAASVKSKKPSSSLRNSSPIRMAKMTHNESRKPKAAAKNHAAQLSGKTCRSLHVRAQKSRAVLQSRSASASRKRTDRFSVKSRERSGGPITRSLQLAAAADPSESRREDGSGKPELKDFSYSLRLAPQCPPPAAPYITRQCRNVKATAAAQLQGSLFKD, from the exons ATGAGAGATTCTGTGGAAG GCCCCAGAGACGCAGACGAGAAGCCTTCCGCTTCCGCCGCCGAGCAGACGGCCGCCCTTCAGGAGGTGGTGAGTCAGGATGTGCCTCCGGAGCTCGCCCTCCCGCCCCCTGCCCAGGACCCCCAGGCGGGACCAGCCGCGGAGCTGGAAGCAGCACGTAGTGAGGCGAACGacatggaggaggaagaggaggaggaggaggagggggaggaggaggaggaggaggaggagttggacgaagaggaggaggaagcagctgACGTGCCAGATGAAAGCTCCACGAAAGAGCCGGAGATACGATGTGACGAGAAGCCAGAGGATTTATTAGAAGAACCAAAAACTGTTCCGAAGGACACTCTTGAAGACTCTCCAGAGGTAGCACCTGCTATCAGAATTCCCAAAGCTAAAGAAGAGGCCAATGGTGACGTGTTTGAAACGTTTCTGTTTCCGTGTCAGCATTGCGAGAGGAAGTTCACGACCAAACAGGGGCTGGAACGGCACATGCACATCCACATATCCACGGTAAACCACGCCTTCAAGTGCAAGTACTGCGGGAAGGCGTTCGGCACGCAGATCAACAGGCGGCGGCACGAGCGGCGCCACGAGGCGGGGCTGAAGCGGAAGCCCAGCCTGACACTCCGGCCGCCGGAGGCCCCAGCCGATGGCCAGGCGCCCGGGGACGCCGCTCCTCCGAAGGATGACGCGCAGCCCCCCGGTCTTGGGCAAGACTCCCTGACCTTGAATTCAGAGAAGGCTTCCCAAGACACAGTGAATTCTTCTGTTGCAGAAGAGAACGGAGACGTGAAAGAGCTTCATCCGTGCCAATACTGTAAAAAGGTTTTTGGAACTCACACTAACATGAGGCGGCATCAGCGCAGGGTTCACGAGCGTCACCTGATTCCCAAAGGTGTGCGGCGGAAAGGGGGTCTCCTCGAAGAGCAGCAGCCCCCAGCAGAGCAGGCCGCGCCTGCCCAGAGCGTCTACGTACCCAGCACAGagccagaggaggagggggaggcagacGACGTGTACATCATGGATATTTCTAGCAATATCtctgaaaatttaaattactatATTGATGGGAAAATTCAGACCAGCTGCAGCACCAGTAACTGTGACGTTATTGAGATGGAATCCAGTTCGGCAGACTTGTATGGTATCAACTGTCTGCTCGCTCCGGTTacagtggaaataactcaaaatataaaGACCACACAGGTCCCTGTAACAGATGATCTTCCTAAAGAGCCTTCCAGCAGCACACACAGCGAGCCCAAGAAACGGAGGACTGCCAGTCCTCCTGTGTTGCCCAGAATTAAAGCTGAGACCGAGTCTGAGCCCGCAGCGCCTTCGTGTTCCTTGAGTCTGCCTCTCAGCATATCAACCACGGAGGCCGTATCGttccacaaagagaaaaatgtgtatttgtcaTCAAAGCTCAAACAACTTCTTCAAACCCAGGATAAACTGACTCCTCCTGCAGGGATTTCAGCCACTGAAATACCTAAATTAGGTCCCGTCTGTGTGTCCACTCCTGCGTCGATGCTGCCTGTGACCTCGAGCAGATTTAAGAGGCGGACCAGCTCTCCCCCCAGCTCTCCACAACACAGTCCTGCCCTTCGAGACTTCGGAAAGCCAGGCGATGGGAAAGCCATGTGGACTGAGGCAGTTCTAAGTTCCAAAAAGCCCAAATTAGAAAGTCATAGCAACTCACCAGCATGGAGTTTGTCTgggagagatgagagagaaactGGGAGCCCTCCAGGCTTTGATGAATATAAAGTATCTAAAGAGTGGGCAGCTAGTTCTACTTTTAGCAATGTATGCAACCAACAGCCACTGGATTTATCCAGTGGGGTAAAACAGAAGGCTGAGGGTACGGGCAAGGCTCCAGTCCAGTGGGAATCTGTGTTAGATCTCAGTGTGCATAAAAAGCCTAGTAGTGACTCTGAAGGCAAGGAATTCAAAGAAAATCATTTGGTGCAGCCAGCCTGCAGtgctgtaaagaaaaagaaaccaaccaCCTGCATGCTACAGAAGGTCCTTCTCAATGAATACAATGGCGTCGACTTACCTGTAGAAAATGCTCCAGATGTGACCAGGAGCCCCAGTCCTTGTAAACCCCGAGGTCCTCAGCCGGACCCTGACCTTGGTCCCGACTCTAGCTTACCTGCCCCTCCTGGCGAGTCTTCTCCTTCGTCACCTGCCCTGCAGACATCTTCCCTTTCTTCCGGGCAGCTGCCGCCTCTCTTGACCCCAACCAATCCCTCTTCCCCCCAACCCTGTCCTCCTGTGTTAACTGttgccaccccaccccctccactgcTTCCTACTGTACCTCTTCCAGCCCCCGCTTCCGGGGCATCCCCTCATCCGTGTCCCTCTCCACTCTCGAATGCCACCGCACAGTCCCCACTTCCAATTCTTTCCCCAACGGTGTCTCCCTCGCCATCTCCCATTCCTTCCGTGGAGCCCCTTATGTCTGCTGCTTCACCGGGGCCTCCGACActctcttcatcttcctcctcatcttcttcgccttcattctcttcttcatcctcctcctcttctccttcgcCACCTCCTCTCTCAGCAGTATCGTCTGTGGTTTCCTCTGGGGATAATCTGGAAGCCTGTCTCCCCATGATATCTTTTAAACAGGAGGAATTAGAGAATGAAGGTCTGAAAGCGAGGGAAGAATCCCAGTCTGCCACTGCGCGGGATATCGTTCAGGAgacattcaacaaaaattttgtCTGCAACGTCTGTGAATCaccttttctttccattaaagATCTAACCAaacatttatccattcatgccGAGGAATGGCCCTTCAAATGTGAATTTTGTGTGCAGCTCTTTAAGGCTAAAACTGATTTGTCAGAACATCGCTTTTTGCTTCATGGAGTTGGGAATATCTTTGTGTGTTCGGTTTGTAAAAAAGAATTTGCGTTTTTGTGCAATCTGCAGCAGCACCAGCGAGATCTCCACCCCGATAAAGTGTGCACACACCATGAGTTTGAAAGTGGCACCCTGAGACCCCAGAACTTTACGGATCCCAGCAAGGCCCACGTAGAGCATATGCAGAGTTTGCCAGAAGATCCTTTAGAAACGTCTAAAGAAGAAGAGGAGCTGAACGATTCCTCAGAAGAGCTTTACACGACCATAAAAATAATGGCTTCTGGAATAAAGACGAAAGATCCCGATGTTCGATTGGGTCTCAATCAACATTACCCAAGCTTTAAACCTCCTCCATTTCAGTACCATCACCGCAACCCCCTGGGCATTGGTGTGACGGCCACAAATTTCACTACACACAATATCCCACAGACGTTTACTACCGCCATTCGCTGCACCAAGTGTGGGAAAGGTGTGGACAACATGCCTGAGCTGCACAGACACATCCTGGCATGTGCTTCCGCTAGTGACAAGAAGAGGTATACCCCGAAGAAAAATCCAGTCCCACTGAAACAGACTGTGCAGCCCAGAAACGGTGTGGTGGTTTTGGACAACTCTGGGAAGAATGCCTTCAGACGCATGGGACAGCCCAAAAGACTGAACTTCAGCGTTGAGCTCAGCAAAATGTCCTCCAATAAGCTCAAGTTAAATGcgttgaagaaaaaaaaccagcTTGTCCAGAAAGCCATCCTTCAAAAAAACAAATCTGCAAAGCAGAAAGCCGACCTAAAAAACGCTCCTGAGTCGTCCTCGCACATCTGCCCGTACTGCAACAGGGAGTTCACGTACATCGGGAGCCTGAACAAGCACGCCGCTTTCAGCTGCCCCAAGAAacctctttctcctcccaaaaaaaaagtttcccatcCATCCAAGAAAGGAGGACACGCGTCACCTGCAGGTAGTGACAAAACCAACAGCAGCAGCCACCGCAGACGGACAGCGGATGCAGAGATCAAAATGCAGAGCGTGCAGGCGCCTTTGGGCAAGACCAGAGCTCGCAGCTCGGGCCCTGCACAGGTCCCACCGCCCTCCTCGTCCTTCAGGTCCAAGCAGAATGTTAAATTTGCAGCTTCGGTTAAGTCCAAAAAACCAAGCTCCTCCTTAAGGAACTCAAGCCCGATACGAATGGCCAAAATGACTCACAACGAGAGCAGGAAGCCCAAAGCTGCAGCCAAGAATCATGCAGCTCAGCTCTCGGGCAAGACGTGTCGGAGCCTGCACGTGAGGGCACAGAAAAGCAGAGCCGTCCTGCAGAGCAGATCGGCCTCGGCCAGTAGGAAACGGACGGACAGGTTCAGTGTAAAATCGAGAGAACGAAGTGGGGGGCCAATCACCCGAAGCCTGCAGCTGGCAGCTGCTGCCGACCCGAGTGAGAGCAGGCGGGAGGACGGCAGTGGCAAGCCGGAGCTGAAGGACTTCAG